The Salvia miltiorrhiza cultivar Shanhuang (shh) chromosome 2, IMPLAD_Smil_shh, whole genome shotgun sequence DNA window TGATCCCCTCACATATAGTGCGGTTTGCCAGCTCTACCTGTCCGTTGGCCTGAGGGTGGGCTACTGACACAAATTTCTGTGTGATATCCATCCGAGAACAAAAATCCTCAATCCTCTTGCTCGTGAACTGGGTTCCGTTGTCCGAAACCAAAATCCTTGGCACCCCGTATCGACAACAGATGTTTTTTCATATGAACTTCTCCACTGTGTTATCGTCAATTTTGGTGACAGCCTCTGCTTCGATCCATTTAGAGAAGTAATCTACGGCGACTATAAGAAAGCACTTGCCTCCCGGAGCAGTTGGTAATTTACCCACAATGTTGATTCCCCATTTGTCGAAAGGATGCGCAGCATACATGATCCCCATTTCTTCCCCAGGTATATTGATTTTGGGAGCGTGTTTCTGACAAGCCTCGCATTTTTGCACAAAGGCCTTCGATTCTTTGCTGATTCCGGGCCAGTAAAATCCTGCTCTGATTATTTTCCTTGTCAAATCCCTGTGTCCACCGTGGTTACCGCAGCATCCTTGATAGACCTCTTTCAAGGCAAACTGTGCTTCTTCAGGGGCCAGGCATTTCAGGAATGGGTGTGTGAAGGACCTCTTATAGAGCTGATTGTCGATGAGGCAGTAATTCTCGTATTTGGCATACCGTGAGGTATCCTCTTTCATTCGTTTACCATTTTTCAGATAGTATATGATGGGCGTTCTCCAGTCATCCTTGGTTTCAATGTTATATACCTGCGCCACCACTTCCCTTTTAGGTTCGAACACCAAGGTAATGTCCTCGCTCCAAGTTTGTTCGACTGCGCTGGCTACTCTAGCCAGGAGGTCTACTCGTTGGTTTTCTTCCCTCGGCACTtgttgtatttcaaatttcTCAAACTTCTTCCCAATCTCCTGAACTTTGTCAAAGTAGTGTTTCATTCTTTCTTCCTTTATCCCGCAACCTCCTGTTAATTGTTGTGCCACCAATTGAGAATCGGTCTTAATCACTGCGTTGTCGGCTCTGAGTTCTCTGAGTATGTGGGCTGCCCTTAGCACTGCTTCGTATTCGGCTTCGTTATTGGATAACTTATCTTCAAACTTGATAGCGAATTGATAGACTTCCTCTTCAGGTGAGGTAATGTAGATTCCCACCCCACACCCTTCTTTAGTGACCGACCCATCAACTTGCGCTGCCCACGGCCCCCTCATAGGCCACCTTGTTGTTTCTTGAATAAAATCCGCCAATGCCTGCACTCTAATGGTAGTGCGTGGCTCAAACTCGACCTCATATTCTCCAAGCTCTATGGCCCATTTCACCATCTTCCCTGCTAGATCCGATCGCCCTAGGATTTGTCTGAATGGTATTATTGTTCTCACAATGACCTTGTGTGATAAGAAATATGGCCTTAACTTTCTGGCCGTGATCATGATTGTGTATGCAGTCTTTTCAACCTCAGTATAGCGTAGCTCTGCACCCTGGATGACCTTTCTTACAAAGTATACCAGTTTTTGTTGCCGGTTCTCCTCTCGGACCAGCACTGAGCTCAGAGATTCAACTCCCACAGAGATATATAGGTACAGTGGTTCTCCCGAAGAAGGCTTTGTTAACACTGGTAGTTTGGTTAGGTAGGCCTTTATGTCTTCGAAAGCTCTCTGGCACTCGCTACTCCATTCAAATCGACTTCCTTTCCTTAGAACTTTGAAACACGGTAGActtcgctcagccgagcgtgaGATGAACCGACTCAGTGCGGTAATCCGACCATTGAGTGTTTGAATCTCTTTGACATTCCTGGGTGGGGTCATGTTTAGGATGGCTTTAACTTTGTCAGCATTGACTTCAATTCCCTCTGGTGTTACCCTGTAACCCAGGAACTTTCCTGATTGCACTCCAAAGGTGCATTTGGTGGGGTTGAGCATTAGTCTATTCTTGCGGACTACCGAGAAGGTTTCCTCCAAATCAGCCACGTGGGAACTGGCTTTGATGCTGCGCACCAGCATGTCGTCAACATACACCGATATGTTTCTCCTTAGCTGCGTCCTGAAAATTTTGTCCATCATACGCTGGTATGTGGCCCCTACATTCTTGAGGCCGAAGGGCATACTTTCCCAT harbors:
- the LOC131009598 gene encoding uncharacterized protein LOC131009598; protein product: MAITSAASEPTISFGPEDSRSLMYPHDNALVFSTDVAGCLVHRVFVDSGNAVNIVYWDCWKALGSDVSIEPTNAPLYGFSGESVVPIGMVELPVTLGRSQGYKTRTIRFLIIDALKPTHNIILGWPALNTFKAVVSTFYLKMKFPIDGGRIGEVWGDQATSKQCHVQTLTQHTSQQKDNIGDDPNTRKQKRKQAKTPGEPYDQRKEKMGIVTASNPERREIMELRDGADKQPLVSTSDVCLFIERFPDKEGYTTKIGAGMTPVLQREVTACLRRNADVFAFNTSDLKGIDRELAEHHLNVDPMVKPVKQKIRDFDTEKDAAIREQVQALLEAGHIVEIQYPEWISNAVMVEKKDKVWRMWVDYRDLNATCPKDCYPLHRIDQLVDATSGCEFLSMMDAYQGYHQVKMHPGDVAKIAFAVCTRVFGWESMPFGLKNVGATYQRMMDKIFRTQLRRNISVYVDDMLVRSIKASSHVADLEETFSVVRKNRLMLNPTKCTFGVQSGKFLGYRVTPEGIEVNADKVKAILNMTPPRNVKEIQTLNGRITALSRFISRSAERSLPCFKVLRKGSRFEWSSECQRAFEDIKAYLTKLPVLTKPSSGEPLYLYISVGVESLSSVLVREENRQQKLVYFVRKVIQGAELRYTEVEKTAYTIMITARKLRPYFLSHKVIVRTIIPFRQILGRSDLAGKMVKWAIELGEYEVEFEPRTTIRVQALADFIQETTRWPMRGPWAAQVDGSVTKEGCGVGIYITSPEEEVYQFAIKFEDKLSNNEAEYEAVLRAAHILRELRADNAVIKTDSQLVAQQLTGGCGIKEERMKHYFDKVQEIGKKFEKFEIQQVPREENQRVDLLARVASAVEQTWSEDITLVFEPKREVVAQVYNIETKDDWRTPIIYYLKNGKRMKEDTSRYAKYENYCLIDNQLYKRSFTHPFLKCLAPEEAQFALKEVYQGCCGNHGGHRDLTRKIIRAGFYWPGISKESKAFVQKCEACQKHAPKINIPGEEMGIMYAAHPFDKWGINIVGKLPTAPGGKCFLIVAVDYFSKWIEAEAVTKIDDNTVEKFI